The DNA sequence gtaataaaacaaaaaaatgcagagaTACAATATTTGTGTTGACCTAATGAAATGCATGTTGCAAATAACAACAGATGATCAGCCCTAACACATTCCTCTCAACACCCAATTTAATCATTGTGGCTCAGGTAAACTGTCACCATGGAGACTACAGTCGTCCCAGCTTTGGTTACAAAGTGCATGTCTGTTTAATCACAAAACTCTCACGAAGAAGAGAAGTGTTTTGAACACACTGTGGTATTTAGGCACCAGCCAGTTTAAACTGACCACCAGCTGgagtttggtttcatgtttgaAACTGAAGATGAAATTTAAGTGTCAGACTCTCAGAGCAGCAGGGATGTTTGGACAGCACAGCTCTAATGACATTATTATAACACAGGTATCAAAGCAGGTTCAATTAACCTAAACCACAATCAATTAATACTAATTGCAATGTATTATACTTGTATTATATGTTATAGACTTTTTTTCaattcaatgttttctttttcatttacagtAAGAACTGCTCCGCAGGGACAGCCCTTGCCTCCAGACTATGGTCCTCCACCCTACGAGGCCTCACAGCCAGGCTACCTTCCCCCACATGTTCCAGGAGAAGGACCCATGCCAATGCCAATCCCGATGCCGCTGCCACCACAaggtgctgctgcagacagtgtgcatatttaaaaaaataagctGCCAAAAACGCTGTCATTGTCCAGTTTTCACAGTTAATGTGTTTGCTAAAGTCTGGCAACCTGATGAATGTAAGACTAATGTTAAAACTTTTACCTTGTGCTTGGTCCTTTGAATTTTAACTTTCTTGATCACGAGACACACGTGGGTCCAcgtgtgatcagatcacaaaaaccacatgttaataccaggtgtgtactATTACACCAGTCAATGTTATTAATATATTGGAGCTTAAAGGTTGTGCATGacaattatttgtttgttcctGTTGGGTCCCCCCAGcttaattaatcaaatttgaaACTGGTAATATCTATCACAAGTGGCACTATTAagttatttgtgtgtatatgctTTTAAATTCATATGTATGTTGACAGGTGGTCCCTACCCGCTGCCCCCCGGTCATTTTGGTCACCCGATGCCAGGACACATGGGCCCCGGCCCCAGTCACTTTGTCCACCAGATGGGGGGCCACACAGCGACCGTCCTGGCTCCTCCGGGGGCAGCCACCACTGTGACTGTGCTGCAGGGGGAAATGTTCCAGACCTCGCCAGTGCAGACCGTGTGTCCGCACTGTCAGCAGGCGATCGTCACCCGCATCTCCCACGATGTCGGCCTCATGAACACACTCTTCTGCCTCTTCTGCTTCTTTGTAGGGTAAGTAGGTCACAGAAAAGAGATTCACTACCAGTCACACAGCAGTTAATTCAACTTAGTTAGCACAGCAAcctctctggaaaatgtctggagacTACCTGGAGTTTGGTGCATGTCCGAAAGCAGCTAAAGTCACTGAACAATATTTTCTTCTCTCATTTTCAGGTGTGATCTCGGCTGCTGCTTGATTCCCTGTCTGATTGACGACCTCAAGGATGTGACACACACCTGCCCTTACTGTAAGGGCTACATTTACACATACAAGCGTATATGCTAACCGCCGACAGCTGTATGCCACAGAGAcgtgtacatgcacacacataaaactcATAGCTCCTCCTGCTGGTAGTGACAGCCCCCCCGACCGCCTCCATTTTTGAAAAGTGTCGTGTGAGCCCTCTTAAATTGTAAGTGTAGTTTTCTCATTAGTTCActatatttattgtatataatCTCGCagcatatttttttcccccatgtataaagatgcattttaattgtacaaatctcccacagAGCTACACAGGATTGTAGGGCACTAAAACATTCACGTAGAAAAGCAGGAGGCACGCAGTTGCATCTGATCCTGTGTGGAAACATGGGAGGAGACTTGTGATGTTACAcatcacaacagaaacaaacgaTAGGTTGACAGTCTCAGTTAGAGAAAACTTTGAAAATggtcagtttatttattttaatctttcatCTGTGAATTTTACTCAGAAGCAAGTGTGTTGAAGTCAAACATACTGAGTAAACcctatttctttttaatttatttcagaAATTTTATCCACTATTTTAGCAAATTAATCTTAACAACTGTGAACATTTGTCCATTTCGTCTGAGAATTTTCTTCTAACAGACctagtttttcctttttttgttgtgaatgtgagcaAATTAACCAGCCATTTTCATCTCGATAAGTGAATGTAGACTGGTGAcaagttaaatgaaaaataaccaacacacacacacgcctcgGTAAGACGTTTGGTCCCCTTGTACCACCAGCTTCATGAATCTACTGGAGGGATTGAACACCATTCCTCTAAAAGATCCTCCCTCATTTTGATGAATGTGAGGGAGTGCACTGTCCAACACATCTCTCATGGGTGCTTTATCCTAATCAAACCATCCAGTGTCCCCTCAAACCCCCATTGTTctgctttttctctttaatttgtCACCTGGCTATATTTGCTTGTTTCGGCCAAGATGGATGTTACTTGCTATATTTGTTAACCTGGGCTTCAGTGAGCAGTCACAAAATGTTGAGTGATGTACAGTTAAACTATTACACATGAACGCCCTCTGTCCATTTTTCGAGAATAGAGCTTACATTTGCACTTTAAGTTGAGATTCACATTTTCCCCTTCTTTAACTATGAACGTCTGCAATTCCTTAGaggaaagaaatgtgatttacaATGTCATCGCAGCAGTATAAGCAGTGTCAAATTTTGGCTTTCCCTGGCTTAGTTGTTTGCTCAGTGAACTCCACTGTACATGCACTTATTCAGGCTAAAGTAGAATTAAAATAGAGATGCAGACCGAGGATTGTACCGTTAGGAGACACAATGCATGATCCCAGTAATCTTGTGTCCTTTGGCCAAATGTTTCTATCTTCTCACTGATGCTGCTGGTGGATTTTTGCTGCCAAACATGTAGCTAGTTTAAAAAGGAATTGTTGGCCGGCAAAGAAAACAGTGGTGGCTCCATCAATCATCACTCAGCCATTAAAGAATACCTGCACTTCTCTGATGCATGTTAgataacaaacacagatgtctGTTGACTATTAATGtaattacaaaagaaaatgaatcccTGCTAGCGTCAAATGACTGTTATCAGACATCTTGCAAAAATGACATTGTGATTCCACTGAGATGAATACAAACAATGTTCCACCACAGCATGCCTGATCTGCAGTTCACCTTCGTTCAGTGCAGAGTTAGTCTGCATGAGCCACACATCGAAATGATGAATTCTCACTGGCTAGTTCCTTGACTCCGtgcatttgatttttatttccctctcgAGGTAAGCTAAGCTGTGCAAGAAGTTTTATGTAGAGTTGAAGGATTGCATTAAACTTTTAATACAAAGTACTGTATGCCATTGTTGTGGATAATGCTGGTCTGCATTGCTCTCTAAATGTCTGTGATATGTATTAACTATGTAAGTCAACATTTGTTTGACTGTTGTATACAGGTGATATTTTACCAATAAAAATCAGAATATGATTTTCCATTGAAACTTATTTTAATGGTCCTTTAGCTGTTGCTATACACAGaatagaaacaacagaaaaaaatgaaataattaaagagATCTCTGCAAGAGCCTGTTGCTGATAAATAAAGGCCCAAAAATGAGTCATCTATGCCTCTTCATGAAAGTGTTCAAAGTGCAAAAGTGTCAGTCTCTCCATAGATGTCCACACTGGATATTGCAGCACTTGTAGAAAGTTGTCATGGGTTCATCTGCTGATCTGGTCTGAATCTGCATGAAATACGCCCGAAGATGACCACACTTGGGACAAGtttctgaaaacagagacaaacgtAAAGTGTCACTCCTGGATCACAAGTTGGGTTTAACACATTTGGTTTATGATGTAAAAGCAGCACAGATTATGAACGAGACTTTATCCCATGAAcaaaagccacatttaaatatgtgtctGCACTGTGCAGACATAagtgtttaaaggttcagtgtgtaagacttaggtgaaagggatctattgacagaaattgaatataaaataatcctagtgatgttttgtGTGATGAACTtattgtacgaattgttgttttatttaccctagaataggCCCCTTATatgtaaatactttatatttacattgagAGCGGGTactctctacggaggctgccatgttctttacagtagcccagactggacaaactaaaaaccttttgagtttttatgacaactgaaggctaccacaggctCTCATGTTTGGcagggtgaggggtattcagctgcaacatgacacttcaccactagatgtcaccaaaTTCTACACAGTGAACCTTTAACATCAGCTCTGTTTACAGTCAAGTTTAGTTTCTGCTGTCGTTCTATTAAAAGGCTCAACTGTCCTCAACAAACGTGACACAGCTCTAGCTACATCCGTTATTTGTGAATATTACATGATCTGAAACTGATAAAATTAGGTTAATTTATGTTACAGGGAGTTGCACAGCCTCATTTCCTGATTTAGGAGTTTCCACCCTCACCATGGAGAACACATCTAGTTCCCAGATATTTGTGAGTCTGTCTTGCTCACACAGCACGTGTTGAGATCTACCCACAGACTTTTTAACTGATGATGGAGACAGGGCTGTTCAAAAAGTTCATGGTGGGTTTTAGGATGTCCTGCTTTGGATCATTGTCCTGTGGAGGACAGCTGCCTCTGTACACTCAATTGtgttaacttaaaaaaaaactcaacctATCATAAACTAACTTTCATATATGGGAATCTTAACTTGATACACAATCAGAGACAATCATCAAGGCGAGAGGCCCAGAGCTGATCGAACGTCACTTACCAGGAGTTGAGTCGACATTTTCCCAGGCTTTAGCTCCACCGAGGACATCATCCACCTCCTTCAACTTGGGAAACTTCCTGTAATTCACCTGCGGCCACACAACAAAACACCTCAATTCCTCTTGAGTCCAGCGGGATCACGAACATCTCAAACGAGTTAAACCTGCGACTCACCTTTCTCGTGATGTTGTGCACGTAGGGACAAGTGTTACAGGCGAACCTCATGCATTTCTGTCCTTCCTCCACGATCAACACGTTCCCACAGGTTGGACAGAACAGGAGCATGTCAGCGGAGACACATGGGAAGTGAACGTGGGAAACGCGATGTAAGGACGGTGTTTCCCACAGGGAGCTAGCTTGTTTAGATTAGCCGCTGTAAACAGATTGACGCACGAGGATCGGCACAGGAAGAGGCGAAAGCTGGTGCTCCGTGTTTTACAGCTCGACTGGAAACAAAAGATTTAAACATAAGAGCAAAGACGGAATTTCATGTCAACACACATTCTGGAGTTATTTTAGaatcaataaatacatattaaatcCAACATTTGACAGATTTCATGACTAAACAGAGTATGAATTTACTTCCGCTAAGAGGAACCACGCGCACCAAGTGCTGTTATCCTCCGGTGTGTAAACTGTGCTGCACAGCCGTGGTTTGTTTACTCCGTGGATGGAATCGTAGAATCCAGTGTGTTGATTGAATGTTTTCCAGGAAGTGTAGTGAATCTGCTTCTCGTATACCCGGAAGTGCTGCGGCTGTAGTTCCCggtgtttttcttctgtagtTCCTGGtgatggaggagcaggacgCTGCGGCAGGAGCACAGTGtgcggaggagaaggaggaggagaaggaggtggctGAGGCAGATGTGTCCGCtccagaagaggaggaggaagacgaggagtcTCTTCCTCACCCAGAGATCCTGGATATTTTCGAGGAAGGACTCGCTCAACTCGTGCAGGATCCTTTACTGTGTGACCTGCCGATCCAGGTGATCTGTCCGTCAGAAGCTTTGTGAAGAAACAATCACACTCTTCATTCATCGCTCTCATGTCTCCAACACAATTTGATTCCTTCTACTGGTCTGCACAAGTCCATATAGTTTGTTAAATCAAGTTTCCACATTTCACAGTAAACAATCAAATCCAAATGATGAACCTCTGTTTATGTGAATCAAGGGACGTTTCTTATTTTCTAAACAAAACTGTAATCTCTTCAGAGTGCTTCAGTTTCTCTACATAAAGCAGAACCCTTTTATTTTCTATGATACATCATATAAACAGAGATAGGTTTTGACAGTATGGTCAGAAGGCCTCAGTGACATCGTGTGCTGCACGTCCTGTTTGACCAATAATAATCAATTTACAGGGATTTAATGATTAACAAGAAGCAAACACATTATTACATGGGTTTGAGAAGTCGGCACAAAAGACACTTGGGCCTTTTTTACTGATAAATGACTCAAACAAATACTGAATTGTCAAACTAATTGCTGATTCATTCCCTGTAGATTGACTCATCAGTTTATTGAATGATGATTTCAGCACTGGCTGCAGTTCATGACAATCATTCACTAAAGGTTTCACTAAGCTGAGGAGCTTTTTACAATCAGAATCAGTTTATTGTCACTTCACACGTCTGGTGTTCATGGAGGTGAAAGACCAAACCCCACAGATGAGACTTACAAACACGttgacatgtattttatttattttctacttttatttacagacaCATTACTGTGTGTCATATTTCATTAATCCCTGCTTTAAGATCGACAGAAGTAGTTCTGGAAATATCCCTGAAatgtgacttttgtttttttaaggtgaCTCTGGAGGAGATCAATTCTCAAATAGCTTTGGAGTACGGCCAGGCGATGACCGTGAGGGTTTTAAAGGCAGATGGTGAAGTAATGCGTAAGTGTTGAGATTTACCTCTTGTTTCCTTTGCAGTTTGGGTAACAATCATTAGATCAGATGtatatttacaatttaatatttaaacctaattattcatttctgtatttctatcGTTCTTTCTCCTTAAGCCATCGTGGTGGTGCAAAATGCTACAGTCCTTGATCTGAAGAATGCCATACGCAGATTCATGGAGTTGAAACAACAACGTGAAGGTGGAGTGAAACATGTCAGCtggtaaatacacacacacacacacacacacacacacacacacacacacacacacacacacacagactttaaaatgattctaaagttttaaaagttgCCAAACCTCCTTTCTTTAACAGGAGATACGTCTGGAGAACATTCCATTTAGTGTTTCAGGGGGAGAAGCTTGACGATGACAAGATGAGGCTGAAAGAGTGAGAGTATAAACTCATCACTTCATTGAACTTCATTTACATTGTCATCAACAGTGTTTTACCcagtttttcctcttcttttttcatATCTTCAGCTACGGGATCAGGAACAGAGATGAAGTGACGTTCATGAAGAGGCTGAGGAAGAAATGAAATGTCGCAACCAACATTTGTCACATCAGAcggaaaaaaacagaagttcCTGCAGCGAGTACTGGTACTTCCACAATGTTgagaaagtatttattttattatggcTTGTTTATAGAAGTGTTTAAGGTCGAGAAATATCTCTGTCAACTCCACATATCCAGAAACACACTTTACAAAGTGAGATGTTTTCTTAAAGAGGcttcatgtaaataaaatgtttgtagtTCTGAACGTTTGGCCTCAATTTGCTATGAATTCTGTATAATGGTGTTCAAATAATAAAAGGTTTTTCTATGGTAGccgtgtgtttgtattttgtagCTTTCCGTAACAGGAGGCCGTCAGAAATGAGCtgatttgaatattttgtgACAGAAGTGAACAGTACATATACTGTGTCCTTGTTTACCTAGTTTGAATGTTACCTGTGCAGGATTCACTGGGAGCAGCTGAGGAATTGAGGTACACCCATATATTCTTTAATGTTATAATATTCTCTATAACACAGTTTAAAGGAAACTTTATGAAACTAATGGCTGGGATGTTAAAGTGATGGTTCAGCTTCTGACAGTGTTGTAGTGAGTACAGTTAAAGTTACAAATACAATCACTGGACTTGAGATTTATGTCGTGTAACTTTGAAAATTGATTCCAGCATTTTCTCCTCATCAATGTTAAATGATTGTTTTAGTCGCCTACTTTTATTGACtcaacataaaaaagaaaattgagccagaaatgtatttttgtcttatttgcTTATCGAGGAAAAGTTTGACTCaatcttatttgtgtttttataatgacACCAAACGGAGTTCGTTGATATATAAATTAAATCTAAGAATTGGTTCAGTGAAGAGGGaccatttcttgttttgtttcaacCAACTTTTTATGACCTGTGACTATTTTATCAAACATTAACCTGCGTTTACCGTTGATCTGGAAACGAACAAAGCCACTGTTGACCACCACTTCTACCTCATAGATTAATAATtgatataaaacacagaagGCATcaggatgtgttttttatatttaatttaataattctGGAATGTTTCCAGGGTGGGGCCAGGGCCTTGTAGTGCCCATGTCCTGCCAGTagtctttaaaaagaaagaataaactcatcacttactaacaatattaacaataaaaatgacaatttaagtttagtttttattttctaaaccGTTTTATAAAATAACCGTTCTAAATGTGCTTCTTGCTGAGGCAGGAATTGGGCCTAATTGAGTTAAAGAGTTAAAATAATCCAACATTTGGCCTCTTCAGTCTTTTCAGCTCTCGCCATGACTTCTTCAGAGAACGAGCCGAGGAGCATATCGACAGAACAGAACTGTCTCTCACTCGAAAGCCAACAACTTctggagaggaaaaaacagctgTGTGTAATTCAGGAGCTACGGAATCATGTCGAGTTTGGAAAAACAGGTGACGTATGAAAGACAGAATATTTAGGATCTGATTCTTCTTTTGAATATCATAGCCTTCGCCAAAATAGTTATTCCCTGGTGCCTCTGCTGTTCTTCTGTGTATGACTGTGGTGCTTCTATTTCCAGAAAGTAAGGAAGTGGCCTCAACTCAACAGGAGATTGACAGCATTGATGACAAACTGAGGCAACTGAGTGAGGGGAAGGCTGAGCTCCAACACGACACCATCCTCAGTGCCAACCATAAGAACAACTACGTGAAGAGTGAGTCTTAGGTTTTACTGCAGCAAATCATTACTGCATCAAACttagctcttcttcttcttctcttagAGGTATCATTCAACACAAGTCAGAAGACGGCGCCCCTCGAATCTAATTCTACCACAGATATTTTCTATATCATGGCTCCACCTTCGACCCCTGGTGAGTAACTTTTCAATTTTCGATTTCCTCTACaaataataaggaattacagAAAGTGGAGAACGATTCTTTATGAAACTTCCTTCAAATCTAGTGGGAACAGGATGCAGGAGCCTCTGGGTCTGTATATCTGGCCTAAAaatgactatgtttacatggacagcaatattaCTTTGGTCTTTTTCTGAGTAAGACATTATTTCAATTATGATGTTAACATGAGTTGCTTAAAGAAAATTCCATTTATATTCCCGTTCACATGTTTAGATAGAGCATAGTCGGATTATGGTGTCAAGGAGTGACTGCCGTACATGTCAATTGcacaaaatgctgcaaaaacGCCAAGAGAATTAAGACTTATACATGTCTATATAATGAGACTAAGGTCACACGtcttattttgattattttttattctggcCTTCAGGTTAAGGTCAttagaaaatgctgtttacatgactTATTCATACTAATGTCTCAATCGGGTTAATATTGGAATATcagtgtccatgtaaacacatttattattgtGCTTTTGCTCATCATTCGTTTGTGAGAGTGAAGATCACATGCTATGTGGCATTCACGCGACTTGTTAACCTGCactaaagaacaaaaacaagtgtgttCATCTgttctattatctatcatttaatattctatTAGTTGTTGTCTCCACAGCCTAAACTTTTGTTTTGATGCCTGTAAGCTTTAGATAGATTATTAATGaaagcagttttatgatttaaCTGATTTTCTTCTTTGCACAGCCCCTAAAGTGATTCTGGAAACAGAAGACCTTCCAGCGTATCCGTGCAGGACTCAGTGCCCCGAGTGTCATCAGTTCATCATGACAGAGACTCTCAAATCCGTCAGCAGTATGACCTGGATGGTGTGTTTAATGACAGCTATGATCGGGTAtgaaacaacccccccccccccctgttcctGGTGAATTATTTTTGCACGAGTGTGTAACCAGACCCACActcctgttctgttttttttgcaggTGTGTGGCGGGTTGTTGCTTCATTCCCTTCTGCCTGGATACATTCAAATCGACCACACACAAGTGTCCCAAGTGTCGCTCTTCAATCAGAACTATTAAAAGGTTCTGAGAGAAAAGCATGCGGAGGACTGAAGCTCAGACTGAGACCTGATGTTGACACTCTCTTGTGTTCTTTTTTCTAATCTGATGTTGCCTGATTGTATGTATATGTAgattagggttgcaaaattccgggaatattcaaagttggaaactttccatgggaatatacgggaatatacgggaattaacgggaattaACTGGAcattttgtgggtaatttatactaactgtatttaccttgtcatatacagacataaatataaacattttgttttgtcataagctgatttgagccctgaggaaactttgggcacttgactatatgcttctgcatctttgtggcattcttaacaggtctttgcacagtatttgcaaatgtacacagcctttccttctacattggctggggtgaaatgtctccactgtAAATGTCattctgtagaataagatgagagaaaagcttgtaaaaaacactaatgcaatgccagagatataaatagttagctaaacaattggaatcgtctttaaaactattttacaattgatggataaatgaatagaaataggttagatgaacagatgaacaatcctcaatcagcatgcttatatattttccccagtaatatcatcaaaacttacctgactagtccttgggctaatgcagtagtgtggcctcaatagccctgctgtagtgtgcaggatactgggaattatctgtgcatgtgatggaagaatgcactgcgcatgtgatggagaaatgcacagtgcagggttgaaattcaacgtgcagcgtgtgctgcattccatacatctttaaaatagagtttttaattatttttttattgctcagcgtttaatttgcggtaaattttgtttttcaaaattcccaaaattcccgagcttaacttcccatggaaattttccgcccctttgcaaccctaatgTAGATTATGAGATTTAAACATTATCTGTATGACTTCACATTTAAGGTTCTACTAAAATCTGTGAAATGATTGAAATTGTGTCAAAGTTCATTTCTCTAGGAGTCAACAGTGCTACAAAATTAATACATTCATTGTATAGTTTTTAATGGTAAGCACTGAAGAGTAAAGGTCGTACTAGAGTGAGTGTGAAATCCCAAATTATCTCTGTATTTACAAAACCAAACCAGCTGATACATTTGTATTCaacagaaatacacaatgtgGAAAACATGTGCTATACAAACTCTGCATTATAATGTCTCTTGCAGTGGAGTtatacaagttaaaaaaaagaattctcATTCCAGCACATAATCCATAAAGGCACTGTCCCACTGTCCTGCAAGAGTTTCTTTGAAACTGAAGTTTATTAACTTCATACAGATGTCGTTTTGTGTAAtttgctgaaaaagaaaaccagaTGTGGCCAGCAGATGTCACCACGACACAGACCAACACGAAGGTTAGATCAGTATGAAGGGAGCGCGAACACTGGATCATACTCATGGGTACTGTTCTTTTTCTGAAGGTTGTGAACATAACAAAGCagataataaatatttgtaatCCTGCAGGAGTCGGTCTGCCAGCACATTCATTTAACTGTAGTCCGTAACATTTACTGAGGATTCTCCTGCTTTAGGTTTATCATCGACATCATAGAGTCAGTCCTCATGACCTATGATATTAAAGTACGATTTGACTGAGCTGCTGACAGTAAAAACTTGTGGCAGAAATGCTTTACAtttggcgtgtgtgtgtttacaatctGTTTTGATAGCAGCAGTAGTTTCTGCTGTTACCACGGTCAGTGCAGTAGAGCGCAGTATGTACAGTAACGGTACAGTAAGATCAGACAACAAAGAGGCCAAACATGAGAAAAGATTGATAACAAGTTACATCCACTGTCAGCTCACACCACCAGTACCACTTCTATGTTATGTGAGTGTCCCacaaaatcatgtttatttgaaATGGCCTGACATGTTTATTGAGCAAGTGTTTGTTGTGGATTCCTTCCGTcttttatcacatttaaaaaacatccacTAATGGATTCGCCGCAGCCGAACTCATACACAGAGATATGCATGATTTTATCTTTATCACACAACCATTTATTCTGTGGATAACAGAGAGTACAAGGTACAAATCTGACATTTGAA is a window from the Hippoglossus hippoglossus isolate fHipHip1 chromosome 8, fHipHip1.pri, whole genome shotgun sequence genome containing:
- the cdip1 gene encoding cell death-inducing p53-target protein 1 — encoded protein: MSSDPPPPYPGGPSAPFEEKNGQPVRTAPQGQPLPPDYGPPPYEASQPGYLPPHVPGEGPMPMPIPMPLPPQGGPYPLPPGHFGHPMPGHMGPGPSHFVHQMGGHTATVLAPPGAATTVTVLQGEMFQTSPVQTVCPHCQQAIVTRISHDVGLMNTLFCLFCFFVGCDLGCCLIPCLIDDLKDVTHTCPYCKGYIYTYKRIC
- the polr3k gene encoding DNA-directed RNA polymerase III subunit RPC10, producing the protein MLLFCPTCGNVLIVEEGQKCMRFACNTCPYVHNITRKVNYRKFPKLKEVDDVLGGAKAWENVDSTPETCPKCGHLRAYFMQIQTRSADEPMTTFYKCCNIQCGHLWRD
- the snrnp25 gene encoding U11/U12 small nuclear ribonucleoprotein 25 kDa protein; the protein is MEEQDAAAGAQCAEEKEEEKEVAEADVSAPEEEEEDEESLPHPEILDIFEEGLAQLVQDPLLCDLPIQVTLEEINSQIALEYGQAMTVRVLKADGEVMPIVVVQNATVLDLKNAIRRFMELKQQREGGVKHVSWRYVWRTFHLVFQGEKLDDDKMRLKDYGIRNRDEVTFMKRLRKK